The DNA segment atcccattttagaaaaggagaaaagaagagatgaagaaaataaaaagaagggggcagcagctgaagagtcaaaaatcgtctcccacaccatttccaaccagatttaaagatttctttcttttcttgcatttttcctacctttctagtattgggtttcttgtttcttagcttagattaaagttttatttccatattaactcagaatatcttgtaaatattatggatagtgagtagttttcatttgattctggagtaagggatgtaatatttgagatattttgtggattttgattgggtaatccatattttgtggtcttaatgagttttattcatttcttgtgtgcttaatgacatgcttagtgtaagatcccattaagtgatgttcttaatccatgattgaggcaccgaaaggagaaagccttgtgatagataatcaagaaattggacttaattaacttagatctagaaatagactaaggattaagaggatttacagattaattaaagaacttaatgggtcttaattaactctaactccacgaaagtaggattagattgtttaaggcactctttgtcccactcgaaagggtattcaaatgatttaagaattaatctccttaaaacccgtaagttccacaagattggataaccaatttaaaatcccaaaatagcttgaatatgaactcccgaactccggaatcgcctttttataattgttaatcttcaattgaatttaattacttgccattttaaatcttgtcatatttcaatttgcttattttaatttgatgcaaatttagttaaatctctacattgttgaatagattattaattttgcacatatagatttcgtactccaatacccatcaatttattgttttaatttcaaaaatagttcaatttagtcaactttttatatcaaaaattcaatcattaacacaactcctcgtgggaacgatatcttttctatattactggtaggacccgtgcacttgcggttgggccacatcaaaatgataaattaattataaaaaataaataagtatgaataaataattatatttaaaaaaaaagggaaacaTAATTGTTACtttattattgatttattatacttatttatttatatgaataaTCGATTCATAATATAATTTCTCCAAATTGAAATGGACATAAGACATTAAATTCCATTATTaatcagttttttttttaattaatttagctctGAATGAAGTTCAAATTTTACATCCTATAATACCAGAATAATTTCAGTACTACTAAATCAAAGTTTATGGGTGCTGATTCTTCCATTGAATGACAGTAATCAGTTTAAAGCAACTAATTTTCAAGAAATTGAAATCTAAGAAGGCACAAGCAATCAGACTACAAACAAACCAACAGAACAACCCAAATACAGTCCTTCCAATTCACAAactcaaaaaattaatttagatcATCATGGTTGGCAGAAAGCAGGAAGATACACAATGTAAAAAAACTAACAAATCAATCAAGGTTATGGGGGAGCCTATTAAGAACAGAGTGCTCTGGTTTGTGGTTGCACTCATAATCAAGATGAACGAATGCCCTTTCCACTTCGGAAAGTTCTTCAATCTTTATCTGCAATGACTCTCCAATAGCATGGGCTTCTTTGAGTGGCAAATCCTCAGGCAGTTCAATATCAATCTGTAGTAACAACATAAAAGAAATGCAAGTTCGGATTCATAATCATACCCCCACTAGTATATTAGTAGTTTAGGCCAACTAACCTCAACAAAATAAAGAACTCCGAAGGTATAGGCACGAACTGTGTCTACTCGTTTGATTTTAGGATGGTGTCTAAGGACAAGATATGTAAGTTTTTGCAGGACCTCAGGAGGAGCTGACTGTCCAATCAGGGAAACTGCAACAAGAACCATTAAATTTGATTTGCAGCTCTTGAGCATGAAATAGAAATAAGAAAAGCTTCCATTCAATGAGATTAACCTGCATTTTCTAGTACAGTTCCAGACCAATTTGAAATTGTATAAATAGCAAGGAGGAGAGCACCAGCTGGATCAATCCACCAATAAAATTTATCACCAAGAACAGCAGCTACCAAGCCAATTACATTGGTTACCACATCGAAATAATGATCCTGGCAACACAACAAATCACAGCAGCACAAGCCTTAGAACCAAATGATTATGAACTTTAAAATTGCATTTAGCATCTTATTAACCTTTGCGTAGGCGCGGACGATTTCATTCCCTGAACTTTTACAGTAAAACCATAAGATAAGTTTAACTCCAGTAGCTGTCAGCATGATTGCATACAACCAAATCAATTGCTCTGAAGTCATCTTTTCAGAAGGTTTATTTTGAATCAGCTGTTCCACAGCCTGGATAAGCACTTGGAAGCCTGTATTGCATATTAAGATATACCATattcatattttatctcatacaAAAGTGAATTTTGATTGTCTGATTCTGAATCAATAGTAAATTCAATTCCTGTGCTTGCTGAGCTAAAAAAAATGTTGAAATTTGGTAGCAGATTCTGTCAGAACCATTTCCCATTTGGCGAAAACCCAGTCCAGAAAATTTCTTCTCCTTTTAGCGTATGTCGACCAATCTTAAGAAATAATTTTCAATTGCTTTTAACCAACATATTTAAAATAGTTCATTAATCATCAGAAGTTATATATCAGCAATATGAAACAGACCTTAATTAAGTCCAGCTTAAGAACTGATACAAAATTTAGACAAGTGTACAGAATATAGACTATCATACCAAGAGTAGCCATGACAGCAGCAAAGATGATGATTCCAACAGGCTGCACCCTCAATTTTCCAATGGGATACTTATAGATATTAATGCTTTTCATTGACAAGTGTGCAAACCATAGAATACCACCAGCCATGAGATCTAGCAAAGAATCAAGTGTTGATGCTGCAATAGCTAAAGATCCACTCTTTATAGTAGCATATATCTGCAAATATCCATTTCCCACATGCATATATATGTTCAAATTTCATAtgcaagaataaaaaaaaaaaaaaaaggagaaagagaaaagagaaaaacaaATGACCTTGAAAGCAAGCAAAAAGATATTTGCCCAATTAGAAATGTTCATTGCTCTCTCATGTTGGAGCTGTTCTTGATTTTCTTGCTCTTCATTAATCTCATGAGAATGTAGACAGTCAACTTCTTCAAAAGATTTTAGAGTTGCCAATTGTTTTTGATAGTATTCCTTCTCTCCTAATGCAAAAAAACCAAAAAACAAGGATAAATTTTCTGATATGATTTAgagcccatatatatatatatatatatatatatatatatatatatatatatatataacaaaaaaaaaaaaaaaaagacataccTTGAATCAAGCCCTTGGTTTTAGTGAGGTCAAGATTGAAAGGGGTCTCAGGATCAAGGGCAGCTCGAACCTTGTCAGGCAAATTGGAGATGAAGTCACATTTTAGATAAGTGACAGAGTTACGGCGTCGTATCAATCCTACTCCATTCTGGTGGTTGGCACGTTGAGCGTCACTAGACAGCAAGGGCGTTTCCACACCAACTTCTTCCATataagctctctctctctctctctcaaaaccaGCATTTGAACATGGAAACCCTTTTGATGATCCCCTCTAACACTTTCATTTAGAGCAAATTTATTTGCAGGAaacacccttttttttttttaataaaaaaatataaaaaaaaagggtTTCACCTGCCTCTTattaaaagcttgatttctcaTCGATGATGTTGATTTTAAGGTGGCCGTGTCATGGTGATATAGTTAAGATCCCTTAATCATAGttaatttctctaattttttatatttaactttaattgacatttagaaaATCACTCTATTTAAATTTGAACCTAATTAATATTCTTAATAGTTAAACTTGtcacaaatttaattaaaatttattattaattacttgaatatgttttaaatttaataattactgattgtttaattttatatattttaattaaaaaattatataaaaaaattttttattaataatttatactttaaaattttaataattttataaaatatttaaattctatttatttaaaatatatatatatatatatatatatatatcattataaagataatttttattataaattttttaaataatagatattcaatgtATAAAACTCGAATTTGAACAAAActcaatttaaatattattcattAAATCTGAACTCATTTCAAATCCAATTATATACgacttaaaatttttctttaagatTCACTCGAATCCAATATTAATAAATACCCAATTTATTGCAATCTCATCACTCTCATCTGATATTAATCTCTCTTGTTTTTATTCacgttgttgttattattataagATGGTCTACGAAGTTCAacattatgatttgaaattaattttttattcataatatataaatataattttaattattaatttactaATTTAGATGtagatttatttattaaataaaataattattggcccAATTATCATATTGGCTAGAAAATTCATGGAGCCACCCCCATAaggttgtgtaacacccctcacccggctacagtgtaaccgagcaaggcgtgctacattcggtgctggagcaccctaacttatcttactttatttctttaaaaattttattctcgttatatttaatatcgattatttttttgacggagaaattaacagagtttctcctattttattatcgtttgcgtgttttactattcacctatttgaaattttcaacaataatttccaataataatctcatctatactcatatcatcatttcaaaaatcattatgtaattcaaatccatactcatttgtacaaattcatttatgctccattcttatagcaaaattctcaaatttacattaatttacataatttgtaaCTATttacataaatccttaatttacatgatatacaaattaattacaattcgctaatttacattacaatataagaaataaataacatacacataaTACATGATATGTTTAAtgcgagccctatctacatgcattgctgagaaggtgacaactttgaacactctgcagatcagactccaaaatctctgtttagtattcgctaggcgttaacttcagtacctgtgcgaggaacaaatgcatcgcgctaagcattgctgcttagtggtgcaataatataacaagaaataatgtatacaaataaaaaataattggagcatattttctatactaaaaaattttactgggttcatatgaaatttgccatacaatatatctttcatcatttatgttgctctctacaatcacttctttcataagtttacaataatcatttatataatgtcaaataaatctaaaatttatacttatacttatattcttatgaaagtcacatttgtaatgttatttaagttataattcttctgctagtctttttatcacttccttgatactttctaagttgtttacaatcatttcgtaatatttaaaatttttaaaactagtttaatttacttcagatcattctaaggaacaaatttttggagctaatctaatttatttcagaacttcttctcatttatttactttctagcatttttaattgctaatattcataacttattttaataaattagactgcccaagtaacctacgacagactaactaaattggataacgggtcgttggcactagacaccgcgatgcctcgggccgtcataccatgggacgcaaaacgtcaaccacgtatgcagtcagtatgactaaaaagccatgatatcacataatcgggcataaaagtcatgagtgcaggcataaagccatgaatacatgcataaagtctttcgcagtactgctaaaacaataccctattagcatgccaaactatccaatctgacacacgtgtctaggcaatacaatggcacataatatcattaaatattaatatattgtgttttatgatttcattattttatgataaatttcaattataatttatacattcatttgatcatttatatgatcacaattcacatcaattatccttttataccattgtactcaaaatattttttctttttacaataatgagagctaacgtctcattcatacattaatatggttcatttattcattcattatgttattcatattgatcataattcaaaacaatggttcacatataccattgtattcaaaacattttttcctttctcatttattcattttatgaattctatttgtgatggcatataagccctaactacctattcacatcaattaggtggcttattttttatgtttcaagcaatccatgaacatttcatagatttcaaatttatggccttaatttccctttaacaatatagttcttatactttgtgtctttgtattactattcactcaaattgttgactttttaatacataataaatttattgaacctaagttcaccaagatatcacattttgcattctaaagttgttggtattggttgccaataccatttcaaagcttagtattagttattcaaaattttcaaatttcaaacactaagtttactgttccattggtcatttgtacagtagaaatttgacaaaattgtcttcatgaaagttgtttcttattgtgtctaattacatttctttttttgaatcactccatttagagttttttagctcaagttatggttattttaccataactggccggatagaCCTATATCCAGAATTTCtgagcaatttggttctgccagatttggtgacctaagtttgattggcaatttgactaggttgtggtcagaatttggatttttattcttcatgaaaattgtagggctatgtcttagctttctgatggtaaaatttcatatcaattgaacttttctacactgagttatgaccatttgaacaaatactgttcatttggtcattttctagggacagtctgttggtcacctggattagggtaatttttaggttaacttggtttgattttttgggcaggatttcttcactaaagttatgccattatgtgtctagtttcatgttcaattggccttgcaccaattgaacttatataactccatttatggctgcccaaacctgctgaactcaCAACCAGTtctgcaagtcaccaagggcagcatgcctaaactcaactccattatccttacttcaattcctcctcacacacattcaaatggtcactaattaaccattacaaggttaatttactatttcataagcaaaactccaattttttcacaaaccctaatttccaagtgtcCATTTCGTGCTTTCAatgtcatctaacacatccaacacacatagttcaacatctaactcaagttatctcatcacaaaccacttctaaacaattcaagtcatacaaatcaacaaatctcatccttctcccatggctgccaaaaattagaatgttcctaacatacatattttcttcaaattttctccattttctaacttaactcaaaattcaaataaaaaatataaggagAAAAATAAGAgacttagcactaaccttgaatggagtcacttctaaggctttaaaacttcactttcttcgttTCTTTTTATTGTCCAAAGCTTGTTctaggtgtgaggataaatttttgtgaagggaagctagggttttgaggtggttttaggggtagaacacaagcttgaagtgtgctccaatggaggtttttttcttctctctttctctttttctcttgttacggctgattggggaagacaagtgcatattggtttttcattttgtctctttttatttagtttttatcccttttaagaggcttgtcaatttgtgattgggtggatagtgtttaatgacatcatatgatgtcataattcctaatttctttcatttttctttccttttcttttctactcatttccaatttaatttttagcaatatttattcatattttagatcataataattatttacttaactggacaagtcagccaaaaatcatctctgaagacgaaatgaccaaaatgtcctccgtttggcttaacaaactaaaattgtctgtaccgattgaaaattttttctaaaccttttcttggctttctaatgccatagaaatctcaatgactcttctctggagttccaataattatttcataaattttctccaataattatttcatttaacttggttgtattttatttctaaaattttttcttaatttttcttacacttgtttgagatatttatgactcctcactctagtctaaatattttttcagacgttctagttgtccagactgacaccggtcaccggaacagtagaatgtgtggaattgctatagtgagggtgttacaattcttcccctccaacaaaaatttcgtccttgaaatttacccggtataaatagtcgaggagctactacctctttatttcttcacctttctgtgttatcatacttcactttctccttagtctcaatcctatccttaaacagttctgtactcattctttttcatcttaaatacagtctccttctcatctccattcgctatctcattatctcttcactctcttattccataccttaacctaaaataaacgggaaatacagatctgcaatagtgtcacctctactcttatgaatgcaatgcatgatatgcagtctatccaggtccagaaacgcctaaaccacgctctgataccaattgtaacgattaggctccaaccactagaggaattatctactttggccgtaagcctcacggttttgtctcataggtggaatggagaacttcccaggaggtcttTATTGGAATCAGagctgctcgcgtgtcctcttgagcgatggtggggcaaacctcagcgaggacgctaagtcccgaaaggggggggagaaaggtcccttaggcaaatcccacatcggcaaagcacggagatggtcttgggttcaaaaagtaatgatatataagatgggagaactgatcactaaaggcgccttttggtggaatggcctggagagttggaagaac comes from the Hevea brasiliensis isolate MT/VB/25A 57/8 chromosome 5, ASM3005281v1, whole genome shotgun sequence genome and includes:
- the LOC110656632 gene encoding metal tolerance protein 4, whose product is MEEVGVETPLLSSDAQRANHQNGVGLIRRRNSVTYLKCDFISNLPDKVRAALDPETPFNLDLTKTKGLIQGEKEYYQKQLATLKSFEEVDCLHSHEINEEQENQEQLQHERAMNISNWANIFLLAFKIYATIKSGSLAIAASTLDSLLDLMAGGILWFAHLSMKSINIYKYPIGKLRVQPVGIIIFAAVMATLGFQVLIQAVEQLIQNKPSEKMTSEQLIWLYAIMLTATGVKLILWFYCKSSGNEIVRAYAKDHYFDVVTNVIGLVAAVLGDKFYWWIDPAGALLLAIYTISNWSGTVLENAVSLIGQSAPPEVLQKLTYLVLRHHPKIKRVDTVRAYTFGVLYFVEIDIELPEDLPLKEAHAIGESLQIKIEELSEVERAFVHLDYECNHKPEHSVLNRLPHNLD